One segment of Triticum aestivum cultivar Chinese Spring chromosome 2A, IWGSC CS RefSeq v2.1, whole genome shotgun sequence DNA contains the following:
- the LOC123190477 gene encoding polyamine oxidase 3 isoform X2: MANNNSTYGENVSRKSHTPSAIVIGGGFAGIAAANALRNASFEVVLLESRDRIGGRVHTDYSFGFPVDLGASWLHGVCEENPLAPIIGRLGLPLYRTSGDDSVLFDHDLESYALYDTNGSQVPQEFVEKIGKVFEAILEETGKLREEMKEDISIAKAIAIVLERNPHLRQEGIAHDVLQWYLCRMEGWFATDADAISLQCWDQEVLLPGGHGLMVRGYRPVINTLAKGLDIRLGHRVVEIVRHWNRVEVTVSNGKTFVADAAVITVPLGVLKSNTIKFEPRLPEWKEEAIRELSVGVENKIVLHFSEVFWPNVEFLGVVSSTTYGCSYFLNLHKATGHAVLVYMPAGRLACDIEKMSDEAAAQFAFSQLKKILPNAAEPLNYLVSHWGSDENTLGSYTFDGVGKPRDLYEKLRIPVDNLFFAGEATSVQYTGTVHGAFSTGEMAAEECRMRVLEKFRELDMLEMCHPMAEQTATVSVPLLISRL, translated from the exons ATGGCGAACAACAACA gcACATACGGTGAAAATGTCAGTAGAAAATCCCACACGCCTTCTGCTATCGTTATTGGTGGTGGGTTTGCAGGCATTGCTGCTGCAAATGCGCTCAGGAATGCGTCCTTCGAG GTCGTTCTTCTGGAATCCCGTGACCGGATAGGTGGCCGAGTTCACACTGACTACTCTTTTGGGTTTCCTGTTGATCTTGGGGCATCTTG GCTTCATGGTGTTTGTGAAGAAAATCCTCTGGCACCGATCATTGGAAGACTCGGGCTTCCACTGTACCGCACCAGTGGAGATGACTCTGTCCTTTTCGACCATGATCTCGAGAG TTATGCACTTTATGACACTAATGGCTCTCAAGTCCCACAAGAGTTTGTAGAAAAGATAGGGAAAGTGTTTGAGGCTATACTGGAAGAG ACTGGCAAATTAAGGGAAGAAATGAAGGAAGATATTTCTATAGCTAAGGCCATTGCAATTGTTTTGGAGAGAAATCCACACTTGAG GCAAGAAGGGATTGCACATGATGTTCTCCAGTGGTATTTGTGCCGCATGGAGGGTTGGTTTGCTACTGATGCGGATGCCATCTCGCTCCAGTGTTGGGACCAG GAAGTTCTTCTTCCTGGTGGCCATGGTCTCATGGTTCGTGGATATCGTCCAGTTATAAATACTTTGGCAAAAGGTCTAGATATACGCCTTGGTCACAG GGTTGTTGAAATTGTTCGGCACTGGAATAGAGTAGAGGTTACTGTAAGCAATGGTAAAACATTTGTTGCGGATGCTGCAGTCATCACCGTTCCCTTGGGTGTTCTTAAATCAAACACCATTAAGTTTGAGCCGAGGCTCCCGGAATGGAAGGAGGAAGCGATAAGAGAACTGTCAGTTGGAGTCGAGAACAAAATAGTTCTCCACTTCAGTGAGGTTTTCTGGCCTAACGTGGAGTTCCTCGGAGTAGTTTCATCCACCACATATGGCTGCAGCTATTTCCTCAACCTTCACAAGGCAACAGGGCATGCTGTTCTTGTTTACATGCCTGCAGGCCGGCTTGCTTGTGACATTGAAAAGATGTCGGATGAGGCTGCTGCTCAATTTGCcttttcccagttgaagaagaTCCTCCCTAATGCAGCTGAGCCG CTTAACTACCTGGTGTCACACTGGGGCTCAGACGAGAACACGCTTGGTTCCTACACCTTTGACGGGGTAGGCAAGCCGCGCGACCTGTACGAGAAGCTCCGCATCCCCGTCGACAACCTATTCTTTGCCGGGGAGGCCACAAGCGTCCAGTACACGGGCACGGTGCACGGCGCCTTCTCCACGGGGGAGATGGCGGCCGAGGAGTGCCGGATGAGGGTCCTGGAGAAGTTCAGGGAGCTGGACATGCTGGAGATGTGCCACCCGATGGCCGAGCAAACGGCCACCGTCTCCGTCCCGCTGCTCATCTCCCGGCTGTAA
- the LOC123190477 gene encoding polyamine oxidase 3 isoform X1 produces MANNNSTYGENVSRKSHTPSAIVIGGGFAGIAAANALRNASFEVVLLESRDRIGGRVHTDYSFGFPVDLGASWLHGVCEENPLAPIIGRLGLPLYRTSGDDSVLFDHDLESYALYDTNGSQVPQEFVEKIGKVFEAILEETGKLREEMKEDISIAKAIAIVLERNPHLRQEGIAHDVLQWYLCRMEGWFATDADAISLQCWDQEVLLPGGHGLMVRGYRPVINTLAKGLDIRLGHRYAYLCFSSKCYEHGPTFHLLVLIQALLLRVVEIVRHWNRVEVTVSNGKTFVADAAVITVPLGVLKSNTIKFEPRLPEWKEEAIRELSVGVENKIVLHFSEVFWPNVEFLGVVSSTTYGCSYFLNLHKATGHAVLVYMPAGRLACDIEKMSDEAAAQFAFSQLKKILPNAAEPLNYLVSHWGSDENTLGSYTFDGVGKPRDLYEKLRIPVDNLFFAGEATSVQYTGTVHGAFSTGEMAAEECRMRVLEKFRELDMLEMCHPMAEQTATVSVPLLISRL; encoded by the exons ATGGCGAACAACAACA gcACATACGGTGAAAATGTCAGTAGAAAATCCCACACGCCTTCTGCTATCGTTATTGGTGGTGGGTTTGCAGGCATTGCTGCTGCAAATGCGCTCAGGAATGCGTCCTTCGAG GTCGTTCTTCTGGAATCCCGTGACCGGATAGGTGGCCGAGTTCACACTGACTACTCTTTTGGGTTTCCTGTTGATCTTGGGGCATCTTG GCTTCATGGTGTTTGTGAAGAAAATCCTCTGGCACCGATCATTGGAAGACTCGGGCTTCCACTGTACCGCACCAGTGGAGATGACTCTGTCCTTTTCGACCATGATCTCGAGAG TTATGCACTTTATGACACTAATGGCTCTCAAGTCCCACAAGAGTTTGTAGAAAAGATAGGGAAAGTGTTTGAGGCTATACTGGAAGAG ACTGGCAAATTAAGGGAAGAAATGAAGGAAGATATTTCTATAGCTAAGGCCATTGCAATTGTTTTGGAGAGAAATCCACACTTGAG GCAAGAAGGGATTGCACATGATGTTCTCCAGTGGTATTTGTGCCGCATGGAGGGTTGGTTTGCTACTGATGCGGATGCCATCTCGCTCCAGTGTTGGGACCAG GAAGTTCTTCTTCCTGGTGGCCATGGTCTCATGGTTCGTGGATATCGTCCAGTTATAAATACTTTGGCAAAAGGTCTAGATATACGCCTTGGTCACAGGTATGCATATCTCTGTTTTTCCTCTAAATGTTATGAACATGGTCCCACCTTCCATTTGTTAGTACTGATCCAAGCTCTTCTCCTCAGGGTTGTTGAAATTGTTCGGCACTGGAATAGAGTAGAGGTTACTGTAAGCAATGGTAAAACATTTGTTGCGGATGCTGCAGTCATCACCGTTCCCTTGGGTGTTCTTAAATCAAACACCATTAAGTTTGAGCCGAGGCTCCCGGAATGGAAGGAGGAAGCGATAAGAGAACTGTCAGTTGGAGTCGAGAACAAAATAGTTCTCCACTTCAGTGAGGTTTTCTGGCCTAACGTGGAGTTCCTCGGAGTAGTTTCATCCACCACATATGGCTGCAGCTATTTCCTCAACCTTCACAAGGCAACAGGGCATGCTGTTCTTGTTTACATGCCTGCAGGCCGGCTTGCTTGTGACATTGAAAAGATGTCGGATGAGGCTGCTGCTCAATTTGCcttttcccagttgaagaagaTCCTCCCTAATGCAGCTGAGCCG CTTAACTACCTGGTGTCACACTGGGGCTCAGACGAGAACACGCTTGGTTCCTACACCTTTGACGGGGTAGGCAAGCCGCGCGACCTGTACGAGAAGCTCCGCATCCCCGTCGACAACCTATTCTTTGCCGGGGAGGCCACAAGCGTCCAGTACACGGGCACGGTGCACGGCGCCTTCTCCACGGGGGAGATGGCGGCCGAGGAGTGCCGGATGAGGGTCCTGGAGAAGTTCAGGGAGCTGGACATGCTGGAGATGTGCCACCCGATGGCCGAGCAAACGGCCACCGTCTCCGTCCCGCTGCTCATCTCCCGGCTGTAA
- the LOC123190477 gene encoding polyamine oxidase 3 isoform X3, translating to MKEDISIAKAIAIVLERNPHLRQEGIAHDVLQWYLCRMEGWFATDADAISLQCWDQEVLLPGGHGLMVRGYRPVINTLAKGLDIRLGHRVVEIVRHWNRVEVTVSNGKTFVADAAVITVPLGVLKSNTIKFEPRLPEWKEEAIRELSVGVENKIVLHFSEVFWPNVEFLGVVSSTTYGCSYFLNLHKATGHAVLVYMPAGRLACDIEKMSDEAAAQFAFSQLKKILPNAAEPLNYLVSHWGSDENTLGSYTFDGVGKPRDLYEKLRIPVDNLFFAGEATSVQYTGTVHGAFSTGEMAAEECRMRVLEKFRELDMLEMCHPMAEQTATVSVPLLISRL from the exons ATGAAGGAAGATATTTCTATAGCTAAGGCCATTGCAATTGTTTTGGAGAGAAATCCACACTTGAG GCAAGAAGGGATTGCACATGATGTTCTCCAGTGGTATTTGTGCCGCATGGAGGGTTGGTTTGCTACTGATGCGGATGCCATCTCGCTCCAGTGTTGGGACCAG GAAGTTCTTCTTCCTGGTGGCCATGGTCTCATGGTTCGTGGATATCGTCCAGTTATAAATACTTTGGCAAAAGGTCTAGATATACGCCTTGGTCACAG GGTTGTTGAAATTGTTCGGCACTGGAATAGAGTAGAGGTTACTGTAAGCAATGGTAAAACATTTGTTGCGGATGCTGCAGTCATCACCGTTCCCTTGGGTGTTCTTAAATCAAACACCATTAAGTTTGAGCCGAGGCTCCCGGAATGGAAGGAGGAAGCGATAAGAGAACTGTCAGTTGGAGTCGAGAACAAAATAGTTCTCCACTTCAGTGAGGTTTTCTGGCCTAACGTGGAGTTCCTCGGAGTAGTTTCATCCACCACATATGGCTGCAGCTATTTCCTCAACCTTCACAAGGCAACAGGGCATGCTGTTCTTGTTTACATGCCTGCAGGCCGGCTTGCTTGTGACATTGAAAAGATGTCGGATGAGGCTGCTGCTCAATTTGCcttttcccagttgaagaagaTCCTCCCTAATGCAGCTGAGCCG CTTAACTACCTGGTGTCACACTGGGGCTCAGACGAGAACACGCTTGGTTCCTACACCTTTGACGGGGTAGGCAAGCCGCGCGACCTGTACGAGAAGCTCCGCATCCCCGTCGACAACCTATTCTTTGCCGGGGAGGCCACAAGCGTCCAGTACACGGGCACGGTGCACGGCGCCTTCTCCACGGGGGAGATGGCGGCCGAGGAGTGCCGGATGAGGGTCCTGGAGAAGTTCAGGGAGCTGGACATGCTGGAGATGTGCCACCCGATGGCCGAGCAAACGGCCACCGTCTCCGTCCCGCTGCTCATCTCCCGGCTGTAA